The Daucus carota subsp. sativus chromosome 2, DH1 v3.0, whole genome shotgun sequence genome includes a window with the following:
- the LOC108209991 gene encoding uncharacterized protein At4g18490 isoform X3 — translation MEKTSLLDMGIGKDFLTSWKSMSVTEDDPMDFALSKVTKGNKNAFGFDNLDVDFNLDNDFGKISSFSIDIPDLDVSSPVKKSAKPTEKSKEVSMDEKIQGKSNRSTFQFDFDEFDDSSFGPSLMKKAKKTNANRDAKLSLSPSGSLGLNETIAASEGETTPKLNSQCCAEPDSQSKEKLQTRLVEVHTPSNSEFSKVQATNVGATTSPQKKKFNSTQETFQENRPKERIGCIELYAKDKCRNSPVQFVSENSSTYQTGSSSQDEFGCLAGKERTNSGREQSLCHDKTDIGIDCGDSQIGKLAVDLAGSQSNDGVNTQFSGNNSVRVEDKYNGEPGQDDSQYEQTSTSASKQVLLEKEADVDTMDMTLELVTRSNSETTGGGREMLEAKSATEIFRSKYFRELDEAKSQLQHSTLCGTKIATFDRKGTETVQLSCANKGATMGDKAMPDKASLHNISSECFDGLHDTQSHLQQDSSSQVKVGADGSKRITTSQPCTADERGRPNSYDTKRFLTSTSRLLDMDVAKGGLVLKGSENSVKDLNTFREPHGKGTESRGKSDCPLKAVPREQIEDDSVHTRTEGSFKGLTNNSGECYSDNTDRTLTGTSMLHVKDGSKNNMKYFSTLRKSQTIHPPSKSTLQKNTKLVTNLRQGADLKENAEPRMAHHAEIREQATLSPTLKRKNIEESGTNLIMLKPPKRLFLSPGGSRIQYIIICFFHLDNLHFWIFLLYFNLTSLCRNFRELSEKLVDKENLPDNYTGKVLNNFKSSCKHFTQKVDMKEEDTPLQIDSDTNVENADACAKELENLVDMLKKKHEEAKEILVRAVVNNNKLLMLNHSIYEEKFHMIEKFGALWLSK, via the exons ATGGAGAAAACATCACTTTTAG ATATGGGTATTGGAAAGGATTTCCTTACTTCGTGGAAATCAATGTCGGTGACAGAAGATGATCCAATGGATTTTGCTCTTTCAAAAGTCACTAAAGGCAATAAAAATGCTTTTGGATTTGACAATTT GGATGTGGATTTTAATCTTGACAATGATTTTGGGAAAATATCATCATTCAGCATAGATATTCCGGACCTTGATGTCTCTTCTCCAGTGAAAAAGTCTGCAAAACCTACTGAGAAGTCTAAAGAAGTATCCATGGATGAAAAGATTCAGGGAAAATCGAATCGATCGACCTTCcagtttgattttgatga GTTTGATGATTCAAGTTTTGGGCCAAGCTTGATGAAGAAAGCCAAGAAAACTAATGCAAACCGAGATGCCAAACTTTCTTTAAGCCCAAGTGGGAGTCTAGGCCTTAACGAAACTATTGCAGCATCTGAGGGCGAGACCACCCCAAAGCTTAATAGCCAATGTTGTGCAGAACCTGATTCCCAGAGTAAAGAAAAGTTGCAAACACGTTTGGTAGAGGTGCATACCCCTTCAAACTCAGAATTCTCTAAGGTTCAAGCTACTAATGTGGGGGCAACAACTTCAccacagaaaaaaaaattcaacagcACACAAGAAACATTCCAAGAGAATCGCCCAAAAGAAAGAATTGGTTGTATAGAACTATATGCTAAGGATAAGTGTCGGAATTCACCTGTTCAGTTTGTATCTGAGAATTCTTCAACTTACCAGACTGGTAGTAGTTCACAAGACGAATTTGGTTGTTTGGCTGGGAAGGAAAGGACAAACTCTGGCAGAGAGCAAAGTCTGTGTCATGACAAAACTGATATTGGCATCGATTGTGGGGATTCTCAGATAGGTAAATTGGCAGTAGATTTGGCAGGCTCACAGAGCAACGACGGTGTAAATACCCAGTTTTCAGGTAATAATTCTGTCCGAGTAGAAGACAAATATAATGGTGAACCAGGTCAAGATGATTCACAGTATGAACAAACTTCCACAAGTGCATCAAAGCAAGTGCTCCTCGAAAAAGAGGCTGATGTGGACACCATGGATATGACTTTGGAGCTTGTTACACGATCAAACAG TGAAACCACGGGAGGTGGTAGGGAAATGTTAGAAGCCAAAAGTGCAACAGAAATTTTCAGGTCAAAGTATTTCAGGGAATTAGATGAAGCAAAGTCACAACTGCAGCACTCAACATTATGTGGGACAAAAATTGCAACCTTTGATAGAAAAGGGACCGAGACAGTGCAACTAAGTTGTGCAAATAAAGG TGCAACCATGGGTGATAAAGCAATGCCAGATAAAGCAAGTTTACACAACATCAGCTCAGAATGTTTCGATGGTTTACATGACACGCAATCTCATCTGCAGCAGGACTCATCATCCCAGGTTAAGGTCGGAGCTGATGGTAGCAAAAGGATCACTACTTCGCAACCATGTACTGCAGATGAAAG GGGAAGGCCCAATTCTTATGACACAAAGAGATTTTTGACTAGTACATCAAGGCTTCTTGATATGGATGTAGCCAAAGGTGGACTTGTTTTGAAGGGAAGTGAAAACAGCGTAAAGGACCTCAATACTTTCAG ggAACCTCATGGCAAAGGTACAGAAAGTAGGGGAAAGTCAGATTGTCCTTTAAAAGCAGTTCCAAGAGAGCAAATTGAAGATGACTCGGTTCATACAAGAACTGAAGGGAGTTTTAAAGGGCTGACTAATAACAG TGGAGAATGCTATTCTGATAACACTGACAGAACTTTAACTGGTACATCAATGCTACATGTTAAGGATGGAAGTAAAAACAATATGAAATACTTTAGTACCCTCAG GAAGAGTCAAACAATTCATCCTCCATCAAAATCAACACTGCAGAAGAATACTAAACTGGTGACCAACTTAAGACAAGGTGCGGATTTGAAAGAAAACGCAGAGCCCAGAATGGCGCATCATGCAGAAATAAGGGAACAAGCAACGTTAAGCCCAACTctaaagaggaaaaatattgAG GAGTCCGGCACAAATCTGATTATGTTAAAGCCACCAAAACGTCTATTTCTATCACCTGGAGGAAGCAGGATCCAGTACATTATCATTTGTTTTTTTCATTTAGACAACTTACATTTTTGGATCTTTCTGctctattttaatttaacttctCTATGCAGGAATTTCAGAGAGTTGTCGGAAAAATTGGTTGATAAGGAGAACTTGCCTGATAATTACACAGGGAAGGTTCTTAATAACTTTAAGAGTTCATGTAAACATTTTACTCAGAAAGTAGACATGAAAGAAGAAGACACTCCTTTACAGATAGACAGTGACACTAATGTCGAGAATGCTGATGCATGTGCAAAGGAGCTTGAGAAT
- the LOC108209991 gene encoding uncharacterized protein At4g18490 isoform X1 has translation MEKTSLLVLCTSADMGIGKDFLTSWKSMSVTEDDPMDFALSKVTKGNKNAFGFDNLDVDFNLDNDFGKISSFSIDIPDLDVSSPVKKSAKPTEKSKEVSMDEKIQGKSNRSTFQFDFDEFDDSSFGPSLMKKAKKTNANRDAKLSLSPSGSLGLNETIAASEGETTPKLNSQCCAEPDSQSKEKLQTRLVEVHTPSNSEFSKVQATNVGATTSPQKKKFNSTQETFQENRPKERIGCIELYAKDKCRNSPVQFVSENSSTYQTGSSSQDEFGCLAGKERTNSGREQSLCHDKTDIGIDCGDSQIGKLAVDLAGSQSNDGVNTQFSGNNSVRVEDKYNGEPGQDDSQYEQTSTSASKQVLLEKEADVDTMDMTLELVTRSNSETTGGGREMLEAKSATEIFRSKYFRELDEAKSQLQHSTLCGTKIATFDRKGTETVQLSCANKGATMGDKAMPDKASLHNISSECFDGLHDTQSHLQQDSSSQVKVGADGSKRITTSQPCTADERGRPNSYDTKRFLTSTSRLLDMDVAKGGLVLKGSENSVKDLNTFREPHGKGTESRGKSDCPLKAVPREQIEDDSVHTRTEGSFKGLTNNSGECYSDNTDRTLTGTSMLHVKDGSKNNMKYFSTLRKSQTIHPPSKSTLQKNTKLVTNLRQGADLKENAEPRMAHHAEIREQATLSPTLKRKNIEESGTNLIMLKPPKRLFLSPGGSRIQYIIICFFHLDNLHFWIFLLYFNLTSLCRNFRELSEKLVDKENLPDNYTGKVLNNFKSSCKHFTQKVDMKEEDTPLQIDSDTNVENADACAKELENLVDMLKKKHEEAKEILVRAVVNNNKLLMLNHSIYEEKFHMIEKFGALWLSK, from the exons ATGGAGAAAACATCACTTTTAG TGCTTTGTACTTCAGCAGATATGGGTATTGGAAAGGATTTCCTTACTTCGTGGAAATCAATGTCGGTGACAGAAGATGATCCAATGGATTTTGCTCTTTCAAAAGTCACTAAAGGCAATAAAAATGCTTTTGGATTTGACAATTT GGATGTGGATTTTAATCTTGACAATGATTTTGGGAAAATATCATCATTCAGCATAGATATTCCGGACCTTGATGTCTCTTCTCCAGTGAAAAAGTCTGCAAAACCTACTGAGAAGTCTAAAGAAGTATCCATGGATGAAAAGATTCAGGGAAAATCGAATCGATCGACCTTCcagtttgattttgatga GTTTGATGATTCAAGTTTTGGGCCAAGCTTGATGAAGAAAGCCAAGAAAACTAATGCAAACCGAGATGCCAAACTTTCTTTAAGCCCAAGTGGGAGTCTAGGCCTTAACGAAACTATTGCAGCATCTGAGGGCGAGACCACCCCAAAGCTTAATAGCCAATGTTGTGCAGAACCTGATTCCCAGAGTAAAGAAAAGTTGCAAACACGTTTGGTAGAGGTGCATACCCCTTCAAACTCAGAATTCTCTAAGGTTCAAGCTACTAATGTGGGGGCAACAACTTCAccacagaaaaaaaaattcaacagcACACAAGAAACATTCCAAGAGAATCGCCCAAAAGAAAGAATTGGTTGTATAGAACTATATGCTAAGGATAAGTGTCGGAATTCACCTGTTCAGTTTGTATCTGAGAATTCTTCAACTTACCAGACTGGTAGTAGTTCACAAGACGAATTTGGTTGTTTGGCTGGGAAGGAAAGGACAAACTCTGGCAGAGAGCAAAGTCTGTGTCATGACAAAACTGATATTGGCATCGATTGTGGGGATTCTCAGATAGGTAAATTGGCAGTAGATTTGGCAGGCTCACAGAGCAACGACGGTGTAAATACCCAGTTTTCAGGTAATAATTCTGTCCGAGTAGAAGACAAATATAATGGTGAACCAGGTCAAGATGATTCACAGTATGAACAAACTTCCACAAGTGCATCAAAGCAAGTGCTCCTCGAAAAAGAGGCTGATGTGGACACCATGGATATGACTTTGGAGCTTGTTACACGATCAAACAG TGAAACCACGGGAGGTGGTAGGGAAATGTTAGAAGCCAAAAGTGCAACAGAAATTTTCAGGTCAAAGTATTTCAGGGAATTAGATGAAGCAAAGTCACAACTGCAGCACTCAACATTATGTGGGACAAAAATTGCAACCTTTGATAGAAAAGGGACCGAGACAGTGCAACTAAGTTGTGCAAATAAAGG TGCAACCATGGGTGATAAAGCAATGCCAGATAAAGCAAGTTTACACAACATCAGCTCAGAATGTTTCGATGGTTTACATGACACGCAATCTCATCTGCAGCAGGACTCATCATCCCAGGTTAAGGTCGGAGCTGATGGTAGCAAAAGGATCACTACTTCGCAACCATGTACTGCAGATGAAAG GGGAAGGCCCAATTCTTATGACACAAAGAGATTTTTGACTAGTACATCAAGGCTTCTTGATATGGATGTAGCCAAAGGTGGACTTGTTTTGAAGGGAAGTGAAAACAGCGTAAAGGACCTCAATACTTTCAG ggAACCTCATGGCAAAGGTACAGAAAGTAGGGGAAAGTCAGATTGTCCTTTAAAAGCAGTTCCAAGAGAGCAAATTGAAGATGACTCGGTTCATACAAGAACTGAAGGGAGTTTTAAAGGGCTGACTAATAACAG TGGAGAATGCTATTCTGATAACACTGACAGAACTTTAACTGGTACATCAATGCTACATGTTAAGGATGGAAGTAAAAACAATATGAAATACTTTAGTACCCTCAG GAAGAGTCAAACAATTCATCCTCCATCAAAATCAACACTGCAGAAGAATACTAAACTGGTGACCAACTTAAGACAAGGTGCGGATTTGAAAGAAAACGCAGAGCCCAGAATGGCGCATCATGCAGAAATAAGGGAACAAGCAACGTTAAGCCCAACTctaaagaggaaaaatattgAG GAGTCCGGCACAAATCTGATTATGTTAAAGCCACCAAAACGTCTATTTCTATCACCTGGAGGAAGCAGGATCCAGTACATTATCATTTGTTTTTTTCATTTAGACAACTTACATTTTTGGATCTTTCTGctctattttaatttaacttctCTATGCAGGAATTTCAGAGAGTTGTCGGAAAAATTGGTTGATAAGGAGAACTTGCCTGATAATTACACAGGGAAGGTTCTTAATAACTTTAAGAGTTCATGTAAACATTTTACTCAGAAAGTAGACATGAAAGAAGAAGACACTCCTTTACAGATAGACAGTGACACTAATGTCGAGAATGCTGATGCATGTGCAAAGGAGCTTGAGAAT
- the LOC108209991 gene encoding uncharacterized protein At4g18490 isoform X2 codes for MEKTSLLVLCTSADMGIGKDFLTSWKSMSVTEDDPMDFALSKVTKGNKNAFGFDNLDVDFNLDNDFGKISSFSIDIPDLDVSSPVKKSAKPTEKSKEVSMDEKIQGKSNRSTFQFDFDEFDDSSFGPSLMKKAKKTNANRDAKLSLSPSGSLGLNETIAASEGETTPKLNSQCCAEPDSQSKEKLQTRLVEVHTPSNSEFSKVQATNVGATTSPQKKKFNSTQETFQENRPKERIGCIELYAKDKCRNSPVQFVSENSSTYQTGSSSQDEFGCLAGKERTNSGREQSLCHDKTDIGIDCGDSQIGKLAVDLAGSQSNDGVNTQFSGNNSVRVEDKYNGEPGQDDSQYEQTSTSASKQVLLEKEADVDTMDMTLELVTRSNSETTGGGREMLEAKSATEIFRSKYFRELDEAKSQLQHSTLCGTKIATFDRKGTETVQLSCANKGATMGDKAMPDKASLHNISSECFDGLHDTQSHLQQDSSSQVKVGADGSKRITTSQPCTADERGRPNSYDTKRFLTSTSRLLDMDVAKGGLVLKGSENSVKDLNTFREPHGKGTESRGKSDCPLKAVPREQIEDDSVHTRTEGSFKGLTNNSGECYSDNTDRTLTGTSMLHVKDGSKNNMKYFSTLRKSQTIHPPSKSTLQKNTKLVTNLRQGADLKENAEPRMAHHAEIREQATLSPTLKRKNIEESGTNLIMLKPPKRLFLSPGGSRIQYIIICFFHLDNLHFWIFLLYFNLTSLCRNFRELSEKLVDKENLPDNYTGKVLNNFKSSCKHFTQKVDMKEEDTPLQIDSDTNVENADACAKELENLVDMLKKKHEEAKEILVRAVVNNNKLLMLNHSIYEEKMIEKFGALWLSK; via the exons ATGGAGAAAACATCACTTTTAG TGCTTTGTACTTCAGCAGATATGGGTATTGGAAAGGATTTCCTTACTTCGTGGAAATCAATGTCGGTGACAGAAGATGATCCAATGGATTTTGCTCTTTCAAAAGTCACTAAAGGCAATAAAAATGCTTTTGGATTTGACAATTT GGATGTGGATTTTAATCTTGACAATGATTTTGGGAAAATATCATCATTCAGCATAGATATTCCGGACCTTGATGTCTCTTCTCCAGTGAAAAAGTCTGCAAAACCTACTGAGAAGTCTAAAGAAGTATCCATGGATGAAAAGATTCAGGGAAAATCGAATCGATCGACCTTCcagtttgattttgatga GTTTGATGATTCAAGTTTTGGGCCAAGCTTGATGAAGAAAGCCAAGAAAACTAATGCAAACCGAGATGCCAAACTTTCTTTAAGCCCAAGTGGGAGTCTAGGCCTTAACGAAACTATTGCAGCATCTGAGGGCGAGACCACCCCAAAGCTTAATAGCCAATGTTGTGCAGAACCTGATTCCCAGAGTAAAGAAAAGTTGCAAACACGTTTGGTAGAGGTGCATACCCCTTCAAACTCAGAATTCTCTAAGGTTCAAGCTACTAATGTGGGGGCAACAACTTCAccacagaaaaaaaaattcaacagcACACAAGAAACATTCCAAGAGAATCGCCCAAAAGAAAGAATTGGTTGTATAGAACTATATGCTAAGGATAAGTGTCGGAATTCACCTGTTCAGTTTGTATCTGAGAATTCTTCAACTTACCAGACTGGTAGTAGTTCACAAGACGAATTTGGTTGTTTGGCTGGGAAGGAAAGGACAAACTCTGGCAGAGAGCAAAGTCTGTGTCATGACAAAACTGATATTGGCATCGATTGTGGGGATTCTCAGATAGGTAAATTGGCAGTAGATTTGGCAGGCTCACAGAGCAACGACGGTGTAAATACCCAGTTTTCAGGTAATAATTCTGTCCGAGTAGAAGACAAATATAATGGTGAACCAGGTCAAGATGATTCACAGTATGAACAAACTTCCACAAGTGCATCAAAGCAAGTGCTCCTCGAAAAAGAGGCTGATGTGGACACCATGGATATGACTTTGGAGCTTGTTACACGATCAAACAG TGAAACCACGGGAGGTGGTAGGGAAATGTTAGAAGCCAAAAGTGCAACAGAAATTTTCAGGTCAAAGTATTTCAGGGAATTAGATGAAGCAAAGTCACAACTGCAGCACTCAACATTATGTGGGACAAAAATTGCAACCTTTGATAGAAAAGGGACCGAGACAGTGCAACTAAGTTGTGCAAATAAAGG TGCAACCATGGGTGATAAAGCAATGCCAGATAAAGCAAGTTTACACAACATCAGCTCAGAATGTTTCGATGGTTTACATGACACGCAATCTCATCTGCAGCAGGACTCATCATCCCAGGTTAAGGTCGGAGCTGATGGTAGCAAAAGGATCACTACTTCGCAACCATGTACTGCAGATGAAAG GGGAAGGCCCAATTCTTATGACACAAAGAGATTTTTGACTAGTACATCAAGGCTTCTTGATATGGATGTAGCCAAAGGTGGACTTGTTTTGAAGGGAAGTGAAAACAGCGTAAAGGACCTCAATACTTTCAG ggAACCTCATGGCAAAGGTACAGAAAGTAGGGGAAAGTCAGATTGTCCTTTAAAAGCAGTTCCAAGAGAGCAAATTGAAGATGACTCGGTTCATACAAGAACTGAAGGGAGTTTTAAAGGGCTGACTAATAACAG TGGAGAATGCTATTCTGATAACACTGACAGAACTTTAACTGGTACATCAATGCTACATGTTAAGGATGGAAGTAAAAACAATATGAAATACTTTAGTACCCTCAG GAAGAGTCAAACAATTCATCCTCCATCAAAATCAACACTGCAGAAGAATACTAAACTGGTGACCAACTTAAGACAAGGTGCGGATTTGAAAGAAAACGCAGAGCCCAGAATGGCGCATCATGCAGAAATAAGGGAACAAGCAACGTTAAGCCCAACTctaaagaggaaaaatattgAG GAGTCCGGCACAAATCTGATTATGTTAAAGCCACCAAAACGTCTATTTCTATCACCTGGAGGAAGCAGGATCCAGTACATTATCATTTGTTTTTTTCATTTAGACAACTTACATTTTTGGATCTTTCTGctctattttaatttaacttctCTATGCAGGAATTTCAGAGAGTTGTCGGAAAAATTGGTTGATAAGGAGAACTTGCCTGATAATTACACAGGGAAGGTTCTTAATAACTTTAAGAGTTCATGTAAACATTTTACTCAGAAAGTAGACATGAAAGAAGAAGACACTCCTTTACAGATAGACAGTGACACTAATGTCGAGAATGCTGATGCATGTGCAAAGGAGCTTGAGAAT
- the LOC108209991 gene encoding uncharacterized protein At4g18490 isoform X5 codes for MEKTSLLVLCTSADMGIGKDFLTSWKSMSVTEDDPMDFALSKVTKGNKNAFGFDNLDVDFNLDNDFGKISSFSIDIPDLDVSSPVKKSAKPTEKSKEVSMDEKIQGKSNRSTFQFDFDEFDDSSFGPSLMKKAKKTNANRDAKLSLSPSGSLGLNETIAASEGETTPKLNSQCCAEPDSQSKEKLQTRLVEVHTPSNSEFSKVQATNVGATTSPQKKKFNSTQETFQENRPKERIGCIELYAKDKCRNSPVQFVSENSSTYQTGSSSQDEFGCLAGKERTNSGREQSLCHDKTDIGIDCGDSQIGKLAVDLAGSQSNDGVNTQFSGNNSVRVEDKYNGEPGQDDSQYEQTSTSASKQVLLEKEADVDTMDMTLELVTRSNSETTGGGREMLEAKSATEIFRSKYFRELDEAKSQLQHSTLCGTKIATFDRKGTETVQLSCANKGATMGDKAMPDKASLHNISSECFDGLHDTQSHLQQDSSSQVKVGADGSKRITTSQPCTADERGRPNSYDTKRFLTSTSRLLDMDVAKGGLVLKGSENSVKDLNTFREPHGKGTESRGKSDCPLKAVPREQIEDDSVHTRTEGSFKGLTNNSGECYSDNTDRTLTGTSMLHVKDGSKNNMKYFSTLRKSQTIHPPSKSTLQKNTKLVTNLRQGADLKENAEPRMAHHAEIREQATLSPTLKRKNIEESGTNLIMLKPPKRLFLSPGGSRIQNFRELSEKLVDKENLPDNYTGKVLNNFKSSCKHFTQKVDMKEEDTPLQIDSDTNVENADACAKELENLVDMLKKKHEEAKEILVRAVVNNNKLLMLNHSIYEEKFHMIEKFGALWLSK; via the exons ATGGAGAAAACATCACTTTTAG TGCTTTGTACTTCAGCAGATATGGGTATTGGAAAGGATTTCCTTACTTCGTGGAAATCAATGTCGGTGACAGAAGATGATCCAATGGATTTTGCTCTTTCAAAAGTCACTAAAGGCAATAAAAATGCTTTTGGATTTGACAATTT GGATGTGGATTTTAATCTTGACAATGATTTTGGGAAAATATCATCATTCAGCATAGATATTCCGGACCTTGATGTCTCTTCTCCAGTGAAAAAGTCTGCAAAACCTACTGAGAAGTCTAAAGAAGTATCCATGGATGAAAAGATTCAGGGAAAATCGAATCGATCGACCTTCcagtttgattttgatga GTTTGATGATTCAAGTTTTGGGCCAAGCTTGATGAAGAAAGCCAAGAAAACTAATGCAAACCGAGATGCCAAACTTTCTTTAAGCCCAAGTGGGAGTCTAGGCCTTAACGAAACTATTGCAGCATCTGAGGGCGAGACCACCCCAAAGCTTAATAGCCAATGTTGTGCAGAACCTGATTCCCAGAGTAAAGAAAAGTTGCAAACACGTTTGGTAGAGGTGCATACCCCTTCAAACTCAGAATTCTCTAAGGTTCAAGCTACTAATGTGGGGGCAACAACTTCAccacagaaaaaaaaattcaacagcACACAAGAAACATTCCAAGAGAATCGCCCAAAAGAAAGAATTGGTTGTATAGAACTATATGCTAAGGATAAGTGTCGGAATTCACCTGTTCAGTTTGTATCTGAGAATTCTTCAACTTACCAGACTGGTAGTAGTTCACAAGACGAATTTGGTTGTTTGGCTGGGAAGGAAAGGACAAACTCTGGCAGAGAGCAAAGTCTGTGTCATGACAAAACTGATATTGGCATCGATTGTGGGGATTCTCAGATAGGTAAATTGGCAGTAGATTTGGCAGGCTCACAGAGCAACGACGGTGTAAATACCCAGTTTTCAGGTAATAATTCTGTCCGAGTAGAAGACAAATATAATGGTGAACCAGGTCAAGATGATTCACAGTATGAACAAACTTCCACAAGTGCATCAAAGCAAGTGCTCCTCGAAAAAGAGGCTGATGTGGACACCATGGATATGACTTTGGAGCTTGTTACACGATCAAACAG TGAAACCACGGGAGGTGGTAGGGAAATGTTAGAAGCCAAAAGTGCAACAGAAATTTTCAGGTCAAAGTATTTCAGGGAATTAGATGAAGCAAAGTCACAACTGCAGCACTCAACATTATGTGGGACAAAAATTGCAACCTTTGATAGAAAAGGGACCGAGACAGTGCAACTAAGTTGTGCAAATAAAGG TGCAACCATGGGTGATAAAGCAATGCCAGATAAAGCAAGTTTACACAACATCAGCTCAGAATGTTTCGATGGTTTACATGACACGCAATCTCATCTGCAGCAGGACTCATCATCCCAGGTTAAGGTCGGAGCTGATGGTAGCAAAAGGATCACTACTTCGCAACCATGTACTGCAGATGAAAG GGGAAGGCCCAATTCTTATGACACAAAGAGATTTTTGACTAGTACATCAAGGCTTCTTGATATGGATGTAGCCAAAGGTGGACTTGTTTTGAAGGGAAGTGAAAACAGCGTAAAGGACCTCAATACTTTCAG ggAACCTCATGGCAAAGGTACAGAAAGTAGGGGAAAGTCAGATTGTCCTTTAAAAGCAGTTCCAAGAGAGCAAATTGAAGATGACTCGGTTCATACAAGAACTGAAGGGAGTTTTAAAGGGCTGACTAATAACAG TGGAGAATGCTATTCTGATAACACTGACAGAACTTTAACTGGTACATCAATGCTACATGTTAAGGATGGAAGTAAAAACAATATGAAATACTTTAGTACCCTCAG GAAGAGTCAAACAATTCATCCTCCATCAAAATCAACACTGCAGAAGAATACTAAACTGGTGACCAACTTAAGACAAGGTGCGGATTTGAAAGAAAACGCAGAGCCCAGAATGGCGCATCATGCAGAAATAAGGGAACAAGCAACGTTAAGCCCAACTctaaagaggaaaaatattgAG GAGTCCGGCACAAATCTGATTATGTTAAAGCCACCAAAACGTCTATTTCTATCACCTGGAGGAAGCAGGATCCA GAATTTCAGAGAGTTGTCGGAAAAATTGGTTGATAAGGAGAACTTGCCTGATAATTACACAGGGAAGGTTCTTAATAACTTTAAGAGTTCATGTAAACATTTTACTCAGAAAGTAGACATGAAAGAAGAAGACACTCCTTTACAGATAGACAGTGACACTAATGTCGAGAATGCTGATGCATGTGCAAAGGAGCTTGAGAAT